The Calditrichota bacterium genome contains a region encoding:
- the def gene encoding peptide deformylase codes for MRVIKYGNPILRMKAKRVEKVDHRIRQLAEKMIEKMRDEEGIGLAAPQVAESFSLLVVDHSLIEEDGEPAAYLNPEILFAEGESVIEEGCLSIPDVREDVKRPEVITVRYQDINSNIHEKQIDGLLARVLQHEIDHLNGVLFVDRISSVKKKLLHKKLRQIAAEEREIMAQVA; via the coding sequence ATGAGAGTAATCAAATACGGCAATCCAATTTTACGCATGAAAGCGAAACGGGTGGAAAAAGTTGATCATCGGATTCGTCAGTTGGCCGAAAAAATGATCGAAAAGATGCGAGACGAGGAGGGAATCGGTTTGGCTGCGCCGCAAGTGGCGGAATCATTTTCGCTGCTGGTCGTGGACCATAGTCTGATCGAAGAGGACGGGGAGCCCGCGGCATATTTGAATCCGGAAATTTTGTTCGCGGAAGGTGAATCTGTGATAGAAGAGGGGTGCCTCAGCATCCCGGATGTCCGTGAAGATGTGAAAAGACCGGAAGTGATTACGGTTCGCTATCAGGATATTAATAGCAATATTCATGAGAAGCAGATAGACGGCTTATTGGCGCGCGTGTTGCAGCACGAAATTGATCATTTGAACGGCGTGTTGTTCGTGGATCGCATCAGCTCGGTCAAGAAAAAATTGTTGCATAAAAAATTGAGACAGATTGCCGCGGAAGAGCGGGAAATTATGGCGCAAGTTGCGTGA
- the tgt gene encoding tRNA guanosine(34) transglycosylase Tgt — translation MKFELEKTDAESQARAGKLTLAHGVVETPIFMPVGTQGTVKTLSPEELEKLGAQIVLGNTYHLYLRPGEELLQQAGGLHKFMNWNRPILTDSGGYQVFSLAKLRKIKPEGVRFQSHLDGSYHDFSPESVVRTQRILGSDIMMVLDECTPYPCTLQQAVDSNELTLQWAERSLKAFLQSEPLYGHEQTIFGIVQGSTYEEVRRRSANELVEMDFPGYAIGGLSVGEPKQIMYDMTAFCTEILPENKPRYLMGVGKPEDVLEGIERGVDMFDCVMPTRNGRKGTVFTRNGVLVVKNATFKDDFSPIDSECDCYTCRNFSRAYIRHLFKAEEILGMRLASLHNLHFYLELVGLAKKAILEERFSSWKREFLKRYFGE, via the coding sequence GTGAAATTTGAATTAGAAAAAACAGATGCGGAATCGCAAGCTCGGGCAGGGAAATTGACATTGGCGCACGGCGTGGTGGAAACTCCGATTTTCATGCCTGTTGGTACACAAGGAACGGTGAAAACACTGTCGCCGGAAGAGTTGGAAAAATTAGGCGCACAAATTGTTTTGGGAAATACCTATCATTTGTATTTGCGCCCGGGCGAAGAATTGCTTCAGCAAGCCGGTGGATTGCACAAATTCATGAACTGGAACCGCCCGATTTTGACGGACAGCGGCGGGTATCAGGTTTTCAGCCTGGCGAAATTGAGAAAAATCAAACCGGAGGGCGTGAGATTTCAGTCGCATCTTGACGGATCGTATCATGATTTTTCACCGGAAAGCGTGGTGCGAACACAGCGCATTTTGGGCTCGGACATCATGATGGTGTTGGACGAATGTACGCCGTATCCTTGCACTCTGCAGCAGGCGGTTGATTCCAACGAACTGACTCTGCAATGGGCGGAACGTTCGCTGAAAGCATTTCTGCAGTCGGAGCCGTTGTACGGTCATGAACAGACAATTTTCGGGATTGTTCAGGGAAGCACGTACGAGGAAGTGCGTCGCCGCAGCGCCAATGAGTTGGTGGAAATGGATTTTCCCGGCTACGCGATCGGTGGGCTTTCCGTCGGCGAACCCAAGCAAATTATGTACGATATGACTGCGTTTTGCACGGAAATTTTACCGGAAAACAAGCCGCGCTATTTGATGGGAGTCGGTAAACCGGAAGATGTTTTGGAAGGCATCGAACGCGGCGTGGACATGTTCGATTGCGTCATGCCGACACGCAACGGCCGCAAAGGCACGGTCTTTACGCGCAACGGCGTGTTAGTGGTCAAAAATGCCACTTTCAAAGATGATTTTTCTCCCATTGATTCGGAGTGTGATTGTTACACGTGTCGGAATTTTTCCCGGGCGTACATTCGCCATTTATTCAAAGCCGAGGAAATTTTAGGGATGCGGCTCGCCAGTTTGCACAATTTGCATTTTTACTTGGAATTAGTTGGACTGGCAAAAAAAGCAATTCTGGAAGAGCGATTTTCATCGTGGAAAAGGGAGTTTTTGAAGAGATATTTCGGAGAGTAA
- the yajC gene encoding preprotein translocase subunit YajC, which produces MIHNVMLLAMGAQGNAPGGGSPSTMGLWLPIILIFAIMYFLIFRPQAKKQKEQKLMIEALKKGDKIITVGGIHGEIVGIREKDGVLIVKIADNTKIELVRSSVAKIINN; this is translated from the coding sequence GTGATTCACAACGTAATGTTACTCGCAATGGGCGCTCAAGGCAATGCTCCTGGCGGCGGAAGTCCGAGCACAATGGGACTGTGGTTGCCGATTATTCTGATTTTTGCCATCATGTATTTTTTAATTTTCAGGCCACAGGCAAAAAAACAAAAAGAGCAAAAATTGATGATCGAGGCGCTCAAAAAAGGCGATAAAATCATCACCGTCGGCGGCATTCACGGAGAAATCGTCGGCATCCGCGAGAAAGACGGCGTGCTCATCGTTAAAATCGCGGACAACACGAAGATCGAACTGGTGCGTTCGTCAGTAGCAAAAATAATCAATAATTAA
- a CDS encoding methionyl-tRNA formyltransferase translates to MKLIFMGTPEFAVPSLQKLHQSNHQVIAVVTGQNKPVGRGQKIRETQIKLTARELGIPILTPEKLSDASFAEQLQRYGADLFVVVAFRILPPSVFTIPPKGTINLHASLLPKYRGAAPINWAIINGDKETGVTTFFIEEKVDTGEWIFQRKVPIGENETAGELHDKLSQTGAELLLETVNAIEKGAAPRIKQIGKATRAPKITREICHLNWTLDAEIVFNYIRGLSPYPRAFSVLRGEELKILQAEIFSDDEQMGAEPGQVVAVQKDRFLVACGKGALAITRVQPPNRRPMFAAEYLRGYALETGEILS, encoded by the coding sequence ATGAAGTTGATTTTTATGGGGACGCCCGAGTTCGCAGTTCCGTCGTTGCAGAAACTTCATCAGAGCAATCATCAGGTGATCGCCGTCGTGACCGGTCAGAATAAACCGGTAGGTCGCGGTCAGAAAATTCGTGAGACGCAGATAAAATTGACGGCGCGTGAATTAGGAATTCCGATTTTGACGCCGGAAAAATTGTCGGACGCGAGTTTTGCAGAGCAATTGCAGCGCTATGGCGCGGATTTGTTTGTCGTGGTGGCATTTCGCATTCTTCCGCCGTCGGTTTTCACTATTCCGCCCAAAGGAACGATTAATTTGCACGCGTCACTGTTGCCAAAATATCGCGGCGCGGCACCAATTAACTGGGCGATCATCAACGGCGACAAAGAGACCGGCGTGACTACTTTTTTCATCGAGGAAAAAGTGGACACCGGAGAATGGATTTTTCAACGCAAAGTTCCCATCGGCGAAAACGAAACTGCCGGCGAATTGCACGATAAATTGAGCCAGACCGGCGCCGAACTTCTGCTGGAGACGGTAAACGCTATCGAAAAGGGAGCTGCGCCGCGCATCAAGCAAATCGGCAAAGCAACGAGAGCGCCAAAAATCACTCGTGAGATTTGTCATTTGAATTGGACGCTGGACGCGGAAATTGTTTTCAACTATATTCGCGGTTTGTCGCCGTATCCGCGGGCGTTTTCTGTCTTGCGGGGCGAAGAACTGAAAATTTTGCAGGCGGAAATTTTTTCTGATGATGAACAGATGGGCGCTGAACCCGGTCAGGTCGTCGCTGTGCAGAAAGATCGGTTTTTGGTCGCCTGCGGAAAAGGCGCCCTGGCAATTACCCGCGTGCAGCCGCCGAACAGACGTCCCATGTTTGCAGCGGAATATTTGCGCGGATATGCTCTTGAAACGGGTGAAATATTGAGCTGA